One region of Scyliorhinus canicula unplaced genomic scaffold, sScyCan1.1, whole genome shotgun sequence genomic DNA includes:
- the LOC119961456 gene encoding BTB/POZ domain-containing protein 17-like, protein MMDVTGPLESLDYQTSFVNTLSALFNKEDFSDIKLIVNKKLTLNAHKFILVVRSDVFRTLLDTERWSDAKDQTVHLTEEEDCLDHFQDFLRYLYSGSVTLSIVNVLPLHLLSEKYNVQELRESCQQFMLANVAALGSSNRAITWQRYAKLTGLTQLEEKCLRFIAWNIDTIIKSPDWTSMEPHQLSSLLQRSDLVVEDEVVLFQALVSWLSLHPAHTEEMLQHIRYPMMPPEKLYDLQARGSLPEAISTYLHRESLLVYQVHLLPTDAISQHHDITTIPFTMRLYTSESFSHAWDIKGYDNMGKTSIPASLSSSNFKLKTQWYVTLSPKGQRTLIKRLNVNRMRCDNVWQDDDFSTLSASVSNCDPAGKTHSHKLSILLYRCVNGVWFVNDTKSLEVPHSGNAQIKDLIPLSEREKYVSNDTMKLHLIGQTIWEKCQ, encoded by the coding sequence ATGATGGATGTCACTGGGCCATTGGAGAGTCTCGATTACCAGACCAGCTTCGTTAATACCCTCTCTGCCCTGTTCAACAAGGAGGATTTCAGCGACATCAAACTGATTGTGAACAAAAAGCTCACACTGAACGCCCACAAGTTCATCCTGGTCGTGCGCAGCGATGTCTTCAGGACCCTGTTGGACACTGAGCGTTGGTCGGATGCTAAAGACCAGACTGTCCACCTCACTGAGGAAGAGGACTGCCTGGATCACTTCCAGGATTTCCTGAGGTATCTCTACAGCGGGAGTGTCACCCTCAGCATTGTGAATGTGCTTCCTCTTCACCTTCTGTCAGAAAAGTACAACGTCCAGGAGCTGAGAGAAAGCTGCCAGCAGTTCATGTTGGCCAATGTGGCTGCCCTGGGCTCCTCCAACCGCGCCATCACATGGCAGAGATATGCCAAGCTGACTGGCCTGACCCAACTGGAAGAGAAATGCCTCCGGTTTATAGCCTGGAACATTGACACCATCATAAAGTCCCCAGACTGGACATCGATGGAACCCCACCAACTCTCTTCCCTCCTCCAAAGATCTGACCTGGTTGTGGAAGATGAAGTGGTCCTTTTCCAAGCCCTGGTGAGTTGGCTGTCCCTGCATCCTGCCCatactgaggaaatgctgcagcACATTCGCTACCCTATGATGCCCCCAGAGAAACTGTATGATCTGCAAGCCAGAGGAAGCCTGCCCGAGGCAATCTCCACCTATCTGCACCGGGAGAGCTTGCTGGTCTACCAAGTGCACCTTTTACCTACGGATGCCATCAGCCAACACCATGATATTACCACCATCCCATTTACCATGAGGCTGTACACATCAGAAAGTTTCAGCCACGCCTGGGACATCAAAGGATATGACAATATGGGTAAAACATCTATTCCGGCATCATTATCGAGCAGCAATTTCAAACTGAAGACTCAGTGGTATGTTACCTTGTCCCCAAAAGGTCAAAGGACCTTAATCAAGCGGCTAAATGTCAATCGGATGCGTTGTGATAATGTTTGGCAGGACGATGACTTTTCCACTCTCTCTGCCTCGGTGAGCAATTGTGACCCAGCTGGTAAGACACATTCTCACAAGCTGAGCATTCTGCTTTACCGATGTGTCAATGGCGTGTGGTTTGTGAATGACACGAAGAGCCTAGAGGTTCCGCACTCCGGGAACgcccagatcaaagatctgatcCCCTTGTCGGAGCGGGAGAAATACGTCAGCAATGACACAATGAAGCTGCATCTTATTGGACAAACCATCTGGGAGAAATGTCAGTAG